GGGTCGTTGACTGGGCTGAAGTACCCTGATGGTACGCACATCAGCTATGAATACAACAAGCAGTCTCGTACAGGCTATGTGCTAACAGATGCTGCTGGCACGTCTATGCACGTTCAATCCAAGCTGGACAGTGTGGGCCGAGTTACCCAAATGGACATTAGCGCTGGGACAGGTGCGGCAAATGTACAGAGCTTGGGAGAAGCGAGTGCTGCTGGGGGCGGATCATTGGATCGAATGACGTTCGATTATGCTCCTAATGGTTTGCTGAAAAGCCAGTCTTCGAGCAGAGGGCTGAGTACGCGATTCAGCTACAACGGACTGGATTTATCCGGGGTTACGGTGGAGCACGGTGGTACGTCGCTACATCAATTTGGGTATGAACGGGATGGGAATAAAAACATCATCGGACGTACACAAAACGGAACAACAGACCAGTTTGGATATGACCCGTCAAACCGAATTGCCAGCGCAACCGCAAGTGAGAAGAATAAGACCTATGGCTACGATCCGAATGGAAACCGAAGCGCCGAAGGCAGTGGCAAAGTGTTCGGTATGAAGAACGCTGAATATACGTATGATTCTGTCAGCCGTCTGACAAAGGTGAGCGGTGAAGGCAAAGAGGTCGGGTACAGCTATAACGGAGACGGTCTACTGTACGAGCGTACAGAGGGCGGAAAAACGACTCGGTATTACTATGACGAAGAAGCGAAGCTGATTGCGGAAGCCGAGGTCCAAGGTGGAACAGCGAAGATCACGTACGCTTACGTATATGACTTATCCGGTCAACTGTGGGCTAGACAGGACAAGGCAAGCGGACAGTTGCAATACTATCAGTTGAATGGCCACGGTGATGTGGTAGGACTAAGTGATAGTTCGGGCAAGGAACTGAATAGCTACAGCTACGATATCTGGGGCGGCCCGGAGAAGGTCAAAGAGAACGTTCCGAACGTGCTGCGTTATGCTGGCGAGTATTGGGATGACACGGCTGGACTCCAGTACTTGCGGGCTCGCTGGTATGATCCGGGCACAGCCCGTTTTATGGGCGAGGATACGTACCAGGGCGAGATCAGCGATCCGCAAAGCTTGAACTGGTATGCGTATGCAAATAATAATCCGTTGAAGTACACTGATCCAAGTGGGCATATTCCTACTGCGAGGGAAGCCGCCGAAATGGCAGATGATATCTATAGTGCGACATTAAGTCTTAGAAGAAAAACACTTTTAGGTGATTGGAGATTGCATACTATTCTTTCAGGTTCAGAAGGATTAAAAATAGGTGTATATTTTAGAAACAAAAATGGCACGATGGAATACGCACTGGTTAACAAAGGTACTAGCACATGGGGAGACGCGGGTAATGATATCCAACAACCAGTAGGTTACTCAGATGACATGAGAGATTCGATTTTAAAATCTTCGTATTTTGTGGCTAATCATAAGGATAGTGAAATCACTATGGTGGGCCATTCAAAGGGTGGTGCTGAAGCAATTGCAAATGCAGTTGCAAATAATAAAAATGCCATTACATTTAATCCTGCAGTACCTTCACTAAGTAAATATGGTTTAAGTAATAAGAACTATACCGCAAACGCAATAAATTTTGTAGTTACGAATGAAATTTTGAATAAGACTTTGGGTACAGTAGACACTGGAACAACGAATTACTTACCTACGCAGTATAAAATTAAGTGGTGGCACTCTGATGCATATAAGACTTGGCAAATGATCAGAAATCATAAAATGGGTTCAGTAAAGAATGCTTTGAAGGAGGATGGATATAAATGAAAGTGAGAAAATCAATGTTATTACTAAGCATTCCGTTGTTGTTGGCATTTGCAATCGTAGTGTACATTGCTTTACCTTGGCTTCTAATATTCATAGGGATTCAATTAGAACCAAATCCTTCACGTCCTGAAATTACATATGGGAAATTTCCATTTCGTTTGGAATATGAAATTAACGGACAACGAAAGGTTATTCAAGATACTTTAATATGCGAATATGATGGCATTGGTTCAGATGAAGGTCGAGGCAAATATCGTAAGTGGAAGGAAAGATTAGCTAGCGGAAATGAAAGAATAACGTTACTAAAAGTCGATGACACAAAGGAAATATACTATAGTCCAGGAAATGCAAATTACTATATGGGCGATTTGGACGATCCTGGAGAGTATGAGCATTACTTTCCTGATGCTCTGCTTATTGAAAGAGACAACATAGGAGCCAATACTGGAATAATTCTTGCAGATGAATTACTTGATAAATACCGTATTAAACTGATAAGTTGGGATTATACCCCACCAATCAAAAATAATTTTTCTGCAACTAAAAAATAAGAGGAAAATGAAAATTTTCGTTTTTCGAGAAGGGGCTTTATTAAACCACAAACGGGACTAATTCTCGCTTGTTCTAGCAATAACCAGTTGTCAACGAGTGTACTTTATGTCACAATCAAAGCCACAATGGACAACTGTCTGAGTAACTTAAAACAAATTTATAAAGCACTTGAAACCCTTTGGTGATTTCAGGTGCTTTTTTACGTCCCCGTATAATTCTATAAGTCTAGTAACATAACTATGACATTTGGGGGGATATAGCTTCTTCACAGGAGAATGCATACAATCCATTCCGTTACTCGGGTGAGCTATGGGACAGTACCACAGAACTTCAATATTTGCGAGCCAGATGGTTGTGATTCCGCAAACGGCAGGTTTATTAATGAGGACACGCATAGAGGCGATCCCAATGATCCGCTGTGTTGATGTAAGTGGAACTATATGGGTTAAATAATACTCCTTTTTGACACTCCATTTTCTATTAGAAACCCAGAATATTCAGTCAGATACCACTGTATCTATCTCCAAGTACCTTACCTTCATTTTCTTCAGGTAGTCTCTAGTTCTATCAAAATTTATTCACAACTTTGTAACTTTATCTGGCGGTGGGGTTGCGAGATTGTTTTCAAATTGTTTTACTATATTTACCTACTATAGTCTGTTAATCTATTAATATATACAGGGGGAACGAAAAGACGTCCGGTTCAGTCGGTTGAGATGCGTTTATGTTCTATATGTTGAGTGAATGTCTATATTGTCATGTCTATATCGTCATGTCTGTATAACTTCATAGACAAGCTAGAGATAGCTCCCGCACATTATAAAATACAGCACAGGATGGTGTAATGAATGAAGCTTTTAAATGCAAAATGGATGGCTGTATGCTTGATGGCAATCTGTTGTTTGGGTTTGCTAGGTATACATACGAATACAGCGAGTGCACAAGCGCAGGCTCCTTTGCTTGGGGTCAATGACGTGTTACTAGATTCGAATACGGTTAAGCCCGTAATGGAAAATGATAAGTTGTATGTACCTGTCGTGACATTAGGGCAAAAGATGGGCATTTCTACTTCGGCTAGCGGCAACACATTGGTGCTGACTGGACATAATCGCAGCTTTACGCTGGATTTGAACAAGGGGGATGTGTTCGAGCGTGGAGGACGCACGTTGGTGCCAATTCGCACTTTGACCGATGCATTCGGCTTCACTATTACGGTTCCTACAAGTAATCTGTATCGAATTCAGAATGCAAACGCTAGTTTGTCTGATGCTCAGTTTTTGAATACATTCGCGGCAGAAATTAAACAGTATGCAGCTGTCGAACCGGGCAAAGCCAGCAATACAGGCAACAAGGGAACTGCCTCATCATCCAGCCGTACGATTTATTTGAGCTTCGATGATGGTCCTACGGCGCATACGTCGCAGCTGCTGGATATTTTAGATAAATATAATGCGAAGGCTACTTTCTTCATGCTGGGACCTGAAATTCGCCAACATAGCGCAGTGATGAAGAGAATGGTAGACGCAGGGCATGGTTTGGGCCTCCATGGGATGACACACCAGGTGAAAAAGATCTATGCATCCTCGGCAGCAGCATTGGCAGAGATGAATCAGGATAACGACATTTTATTTAAGGCCACAGGGAAACGCACTTCTTTGATTCGTACACCTTATGGCAGCAAACCGTATTTGAAGAAAGCATATCGTGATCAACTGACGGGTGCAGGTTATCATATTTGGGACTGGAACATCGATTCGAATGATTGGCGTTATACTAAAAATCCGCAGCATTTTGTACAGACAGTCCTCAGTGATATTAAGAGACTGAAAAAGCAAGGCAGAACACCAGTCGTTCTTATGCATGATAAGCCATCTACGATCAAGGTGCTTCCACAAATCATGGCGGCCTTGCAGAAAGAAGGATATTCGTTCGAGCCGTTGAATGATAACCTGACTCCGCTTAATTTTTGGAATGATCATCGTTAATTGAATAGCATGAAAGAAAAGGCACCTTTTCAACCATTTGTATAGTGGTTTGGAAGGTGTCTTTTTGTTGTATTTGCTCGAAAATGTGAAGTTTGCAGCATGGTTTATATGAATCTATGAATTCATGTCTATGCACAGGTCATATGACTTTACGGGTTATCACGTCGCTGCATATATTACAGTAACCGCCCCGAGAGGAGGAAGGTATGAATATTAATCCGAGTATGTTTAGTATGATTTGTGCTACCGCAGGAGCCTTTATTACGTTTGCCTTTGGCGGCTGG
The Paenibacillus peoriae DNA segment above includes these coding regions:
- a CDS encoding polysaccharide deacetylase — translated: MKLLNAKWMAVCLMAICCLGLLGIHTNTASAQAQAPLLGVNDVLLDSNTVKPVMENDKLYVPVVTLGQKMGISTSASGNTLVLTGHNRSFTLDLNKGDVFERGGRTLVPIRTLTDAFGFTITVPTSNLYRIQNANASLSDAQFLNTFAAEIKQYAAVEPGKASNTGNKGTASSSSRTIYLSFDDGPTAHTSQLLDILDKYNAKATFFMLGPEIRQHSAVMKRMVDAGHGLGLHGMTHQVKKIYASSAAALAEMNQDNDILFKATGKRTSLIRTPYGSKPYLKKAYRDQLTGAGYHIWDWNIDSNDWRYTKNPQHFVQTVLSDIKRLKKQGRTPVVLMHDKPSTIKVLPQIMAALQKEGYSFEPLNDNLTPLNFWNDHR